The sequence GCAGGCCCCGCCTCGCCGAACATGTGCGCTGGGACGCACGAGCCCCGTCGCAGCCCGCGGCCCCCAAAACCCCAATATCAGTGTGCAGATCGTGGTCCGCATCTATAAGATTATCTCGCCAGAAAAAAGGCGTTGCAGCTGgtcatcaaaaattttaaatggctaGAAACTTAGTGAAAGCAGCGGGGCAGGCGCGAAGGTACTACCAGATTCGCACGCGGCAGCCCCAGAGCCCAAGCCAGGCCTCGACTCAAGCACGAGGCGAAGGGACTCCTTAAGTGCAAGGCCTCGACCTCTCCCACCCACTTCCAACCCGAAGCTCGGGATCAAGAATTACGTACAGCGGCCAGGGGCGTGTAAGTAATGAAAGGCACGCGAAGGCCATAGCCCGTAAAGAGGCCAGGCCCGCGGGAGCCACACACGGTACTTACCTGTGTTCTGGCGGCAAACCCGTTGCGAAAAAGAACGTTCACAGCGACTACTGCACTTATATACGGTTCTCCCCCACCCTCGGGAAAAGGGCGGAGCCAGTACACGACATCACTTTCCCAGTTTACCCCGCGCCACCTTCTCTAGGCACCGGTTCAATTGCCGACCCCTCCCCCCAACTTCTCGGGGACTGTGGGCGATGTGCGCTCTGCCCACTGACGGGCACCGGAGCCTCACGCATGCTCTTCTCCACCTTGGTGATGACGAGAGCGGGCGTGTGAGGGGGCGGGAACGCAGCGATCTCTGGGTTCTAGGTTAGTGGGAGTTTAACGACGGTCCCTGGGATTCCCCAAGGCAGGGGCGAGTCCTTTTGTATGAATTACTCTCAGCTCCGGCCGGGgcgggagaggaggaggagggggaggggggaggcgaCGAGGTGGCGGCCTGGAAGGGACGTCCAGAATCTTTCCTCTACCATTGCTGGCTTAGCCCCAAAGGTTGTGTTGAGATTAGGGTGTACCTTCGCCCCCCAATCAGCCTCCTGTCCTCAGCCTTGCTATCTCGCTAGTCCGCGACAAATCCCTAGAGCGTCTTCTTCTGCCGGTCTCAGCCCAGCCCCGGGTTGGCTCCTCCTCCGCCCCGGCTTCCGCGCCCCTCCCGTGTGGCAAGGAGTACCAGGCCCGGGGATCCCGAGGGGCTTGGGGCGAAGGATCTGGACTGGAGGACTCCTTAACGGCTCACGGACCTGCGAGAGGTTCGGCTCGATGGCCGTGAGCTCGACGAATCCGCTCCTGTGCTGGCCTCTTGGCTCCTTCCATTCAAAGCCAGCTGCTTTTATCAAAGCCCTTAACACGTCATCTCCCCCTGGTACTCCAGATGTCCAGGCTTTCAGTTTAGAATAGACTCAGTCCTACAGTTAGCTTTAGATCTAATTCTAGTTTTGTTACGCCAAAAAGTTCCtgcgagtgtgtgtgtgcctcatggtactttttaaattaaaaggtgTACAGTCATTTGATTGCAAACATAAGGAACCTAAAAAGCTTTCAAATGCAGATTTTCCACGTGATCTCACGTAGAGACTAAGATCTACAGCATCAGCAAGTTTATCCACCCAGTTTCCTAACCCCAACACTTGCTATGAAGTCACAGCTTCTCCTATTTAAATAAGTGcctattatatttaaataagtgctttctttttctgtcatccTATAGATTGTAACTGCATTTTAGCATAAATCTAGGGCAAGATTGGATGAGCTTGGCCGTTTTGGATGGCTATCAAGACAGGCCTTGGGAAATGCTCCTCTGAGGAATGAAGAACGTTTATTTTTAATGAGCTAATTACTAGATCATTATGTTTCTTCTTCCAGCTGTAGAATATTACTGCCCAGCTTCTCGAACAAACTTATTTATTAACAAGTAtttgagaacctactatgtggCCAACGCTAAGTACTGTGGAGTTCCTTCTGGAGAGGAACCCACAATCAAATTGGAAGAGGAAAACAAGTTGGGAAGCAGTTAAAGGCAAACGCGTATGGTGCATTCTTGGTTTTTGTATCTTTGTAGTATAACGTTTTTCTAGTCCATTCGGTTTTCACAgtccacttttttttccttctttcttttttttttttttttttttccggatggagtcctactctgttgcccaggctggggtgcagtggcgcgatctcggctcactgcaagctctgcctcccaggttcaagctattctcctgcctcagtctcccgagtagctggggctacaagcgcGCCccacaaatttttgtatttttagaagagacggagtttcaccatgttggccagactggtctcgaactgctgacctcaagtgatccacccgcctcagtctcccatagtgctgggattacaggcgtgagccacggcgcccagccacaGTCAAAAGTTTTTCCTCAAGCCCCTGTGATTGCGGATAATAGTAAACGCTTTATAAATACCATCAAGGATTCATGTAATTTTGCGCAACACCGACTGGGTGTTCTGAGTATTGCGATAGTGGCTTGCGATAGAGACTTTCATTAGGTGAAGGGAGATCTCAATTCTTGCGTTTAAGAACCAACACTGGACCGGGCGCCGTGGATCAATGCCTATAATAcgagcaccttgggaggccaaggcggacgtataacttgaggccagcagttcgagaccagcctggtcaacacggtgaaaccctgtctctactaaaaatacaaaattagccgggcgtggtggcgcatgcctgtaatcccagctgctcgggaggctgaggcaggagaatcgcttgagcccgggaagcggaggttgcagtgagccaagatcacgcaattgcactccatcctgggtgaccgagtgagaccttgtctcaaaacaaaacaaaaaaccaatacCTTTGAGCCCATCGGAGCCGTATTATTGTGCGTTGGGGTAGTCGCTGGCCACGAGCATTTTCTCAGGGCAGAGATCACATATCTGCTCTCAGTCCGGCAGGGGTGGGCCGGAAGCTGGAGAGGGACTGGAACGCCGGTCCCGGGGAAGCCCCGCGCTCACCCGGCGCGCCCGGCTTCCTAGGAAGGGAGGCTGGGGCGGCAAGGCGGGCGCGGGTGGTCCTTGCGCCGCGCCAGCTCGCCAGGCCACATCGCTGGCGTTTCTCCAGCGCTGGGTCACCTGCGGGCCGGCGGGGTCCCGCGGCGAACAGCTGAGCGGTATGGATCCGCCACTCGAGCCTCCCCAGCGTCAGGTCGCCAGGGTCCGCCCTGTCTCTCGCCCCACCTTGAGGTCGCTTTTCTTCCGCCTTCTGACTGCGGAAGGAAaggccagggaggaggcagaaaaCCTCACGTGGCTCGGGGTGAGGGTCGGTTTTTGTCACCGTGAGCTGGCCTCTAAAAAACTTTTTAAGtctcaagtcttttttttcctacttattttAAATCCCTTTTTCCCCAGACCCTATGTTTTCAACATAATCATAACGGATTCCCCGCATCGTACGGGAGATCCATTATGCTTTTTACTGTCTTAAATGTTAAAGCGGTAACAGTAATGATGTTGAGGCTCGTAAATATGTTTTGGGGTTATAATCTAAGGTGATATTTGTTgaaggtttttccttttttttttttttttttgggagatggggtcttgctctgtcgcccaggctggaatgcagtggcgcgatctccgctcactgcaagctccccctcccgggttcacgccattctcctgcctcagcctcccgagtagctgggactacaggtacctgacaccacacccggctaattttttgtatttttagtacagacggggtttcaccgtgttagccaggacggtctcgctTGCTCATAACCATTTAGAGTGACAAACTTAAAATACATTGTAAGTAAACATCTACATGACCCcttttaggaagaaaaacaagTATTTCCGTTATTTACATAGTAATAAGGCAAACAAGAATCCTTCTTTGAGGTACATAATTGTGATTCACTGAGCTTTCAATATAGTCTAATCACTCTGCTATTAGTCTAATTTAAAGCAGCCTTAAGTAGTTACAGTCTGCCATGGCTTGCCAcgtgaaaatgattttttttttttttttttttttttttttgagacggagtctcgctctgtcgcccaggctggagtgcagtggccggatctcagctcactgcaagctccgcctcccgggttcacgccattctccggcctcagcctcccgagtagctgggactacaggcgcccgccacctcgcccggctagttttttgtatttcttaatagagacggggtttcaccgtgttagccaggatggtctcgatctcctgacctcgtgatccgcccgtctcggcctcccaaagtgctgggattacaggcttgagccaccgcgcccggccgaaaatgatttttaaatctttttatctgCTGTATCTACAGCTGAAGAAAAGAtgatagccaggtgtgatggctcatgcctgtaatcccagcactttgggaggctgaggcaggcagatcacctgaggtaagagttcgagaccagcctggctaacatggtgagactcccgtctctactaaaaatacaaaaattaaccaggcatggtggtgtgcacctgtaatcacagctacatgggaggctgaggcaggagaatcacttgaacccgggaggaggaggttgcagtgagcagaaatcgtgccactgcactctagcctgggtaacaaagtaagactccatctcagaaaaacctatatatatatgtgtgtgtgtgtgtatataaatatatttaaaggggTATTTTAGAATATGATTAAGCCAAGGAACTACTTGGACTGAGAATCCAAATAAAATGGTGCTTTAGTGTGACAGGCACTGTTCTAGTATTTGCAATATTTATTGTAATCCTACCACCCACATGGTATAGATGGAGCAGCAATGGGCAACAGACAGTTTATGCATAATAAGCAAATATagacatatattcttttttaaaattttaccttctttttgcACAAAATGGTAAAATACAATATGCCACCTTGCTTTTTTCACCTAATACAGCTTGGTGATCTTTTTTCGTGGATACCTTAGGGCCCAGCAGATCAGGATTGGAACCAGGGTAATCTGATCAGAGAGCTAGTCCTAACCCTTACCAGCAGGTCAAGGCATCCTGGTATAATGAAAATATCAGTGGCATCAGTGTCAGAAAATTAGGGATTTAGTCCTCATTCTTCTGCTTAGACCTGTGACAGCCCAGCAGTTCTAAgtacatctgtgaaatgggtcgCCTCTTTGTTCCTACTTAACACCTATGTCACAGTTCTAATATGCAATGACATGAAAAAACATGGGAGCTTTTTATTAGTACAAAAGACAGTGTTTCTATAGGCTTTCTGGAGAATGCCTGTCCTTAATTAGTATGCCTGTGACACCAACTTGAGTCAGTAGAGAAGAGAAACTCATTGGTATCTTTGTAATTGTAAGCATTTTTACATAGGTAATACATGTACATGGTAAGAAATTATACAGAggttatacaatgaaatattactctcATTTTAGCAGTTTAAAGAAAGTCTGAAGACTACTCCAGGAAAATTGAGGAAACTAAAGCTATTTCTACTACTGCTCTCATAATTGCAAAGCCAATGCCTACCATGATAAGTGCTGTCTTACTTGGTATGAGGCAATGATTTTCTTCTCTAACTATTATTTTTAGtaagtatattattttattgctacattagaaataaaaataaactgtgagAAGCTGCAAAAGCATGCAACTTCATGAAGATTAtgaagcaggccgggcgcagtggctcaagcctgtaatcccagcactttgggaggccgagacaggcggatcacgaggtcaggagatcaagaccatcctggctaacacggtgaaaccccgtctctactaaaaaaatacaaaaaactagctgggcgagggggcgggcgcctgtagtcccagctacttgggaggctgaggcaggagaatggcgtgaacccgggaaggggagcttgcagtgagcccagatcgcgccactgcactccagcctgggtgacagagcgagactctgtctcaaaaaaaaaaaaaaaaaaagattatgaagcAATGGAGACACTCATAGAGGGTTAAAATTGGCTTTTCCTGTAGGAGGTGCAAAGACTATACACACACAGGTCATCAATGGTTAGATTATTGGCAGCATCTGCCATGTGGAATTTATGCACCAATGGGAAGATTTttggtgttttgctttgttttgttttgttttgttttgttttaagacggagtcttgttctgtcacccaggctggagtacagtggcatgatctcggctcactacaacctccgcttcccgggttcaggtgattcacctgcctcagacttccgagtagctgggattacaggcgtgtgccaccatgcctgattcatttttgtttgtttgtttgtttgtttgagacggagtctcactctgtcacccaggctggagtgcagtttcccaatctcagctcactgcaacctccgcctctcgggttcaagtgattctcctgcctcaggctcccgagaagctgtgactacaggcacgtgccaccacacctggctaatttttgtattttgtatttttagtagagacagggtttctccatgttggtcaggctggtcttgagctcccgagctcaggtgatccacccgcctcagcctcctaaagtgctgggattacaggtgtgagccaccacgtccggcctctTGACATCTTTCAAGACCCATATCCTCTGTGAGGATTCCCCAGGTGTAATCTAGTGGTGAACCATTATCTACCTGGTCTTTGCTTTCTTGAGGCCTATGGGGCAAGGGGCAAAGGAGACAATTATCAAATATTCACTACAATTCATGTATATTTACAAACTAAGACAAGTGGGCATTGTGGCTTATTCATGCTTgtagtgggcatggtggcccacacctgtaatcccaacactttgggaggctgagatgggaagatcgctggaacccaggaattcgaggctagcctgggcaacataatgagacccccatctctacaaaaaataaaaaattagccaggcatggtggtatgtgcctgtggtcccagctactcaggaggctgaggaaggagtatcacttgaacccagaaatttcaggctgcagtgagccatgatagtgtcactgcactccagactgggccacaggaggagaccctgtcccaaataaataaataaataaataaataaagttaattttttaaaaaggtactttctggccaggcatgggggctcatgcttgtaatctcaggactgtgagaggtcaaggtggttggatcatttaaggtcgggagttcaagaccagcctggccaacatggtgaaaccccacctctactaaaaaatataacaattagctgggcgtggtggcaggcacctgtggtcccagctaatctggaggctgaggcaggagaatcacttgaacctgggaggcagaggttgcagtgagccaagatcacaccactgcactccagtctgggcaacagagtaagacactgtctcaaaaataaataaataaatagaataaaaaataaaggtactTTCCATGTGGCAAATGATATGCAAGACATTGCAGACAGTGACGGGAAAGCACAGATAAGGGCACAGCTCAATGTGGGGAATTCACAAGACCTCCAGAGGCTTCATTACTCTTACTCAGAATTGTAGAAACTTAAGCTAATGCactttgcccaagatcacagaacTCGTGAGGAACAGAGACCTGATTCAGTGCCAAGTCTCTCCAAACCCAGTACTGTGTTCTTTCCATTCCCCCAGTGTCCTTCCTGCAGCCACAGCACTTTATTTCTCCTGTTTAGCACTGACTTcatcctaaaatgtataatttatatggTAACAACACTTTCCATAATCCTAAAACAGTATATGTAATTTTGCCTAAATACCGTTCTATCAtcattacttttcaaaaatgatttggaaaattatcatagctttttttgttgtttgtttgttttttgagacggagttttgctctgtcaccccggctggagtgcagtggcgcgatctcggctcactgcaactccgcctcccaggttaaagcaattctcctgcctcagcctcctgagtagctggaactacaggcacccatcaccatgcccagctaatttttgtattttcagtagagacagggtttcaccatattggccaagctgttctccaactcctgaccttgtgatctgcctgccttggcctcccaaagtgctgggattaccggcgtgaacCACTATTATAGCTTTTTTTGTATACTGCATTATCTGACTCAATAACGATTATCTGATCATTCTCAAAAACCTCTGAACAATAATGCTTAATAGGTGCTTATCaggtttctcatttattttattttattattatatatttttttaagcggagtctcgctcttgtctcccaggctggagtgccatggcacaatctcagctcactgcaacctccgcctccgggttcaagcaattctcctgctcagcctctcaagtagctgggattacaggcacccgccaccacgcccagctattttttgtttgtttggttggttggttgggtttctttgaggcagagtctcgctctgtcatgcaggctggagtgcaatggcacgatctcggctgactgcaagctccgcctcccgggttcatgccattctcctgcttcagcctcccaagtagctgggactacaggcgcctgccgccaggcctggctaatttttctgtatttttagtagagacggggtttcactatgttagccaggatggtctcgatttcttgacctcgtgatccacccgcctcggcctccccaagtgctgggattacaggcgtgaaccaccgcgtctggccttttttttttttttttgtatttttaataaagatgggttttcaccttgttggccaggctagtctccaactcctgaccttaggtgatccacccaccttggcctcccaaagtgctgggattacaggtgtcagccgcTATGCCCGGccatatgttttctcatttataaactGGGGATATTAACAGTATTTAcccttgccgggcgcggtggctcaagcctgtaatcccagcactttgggaggccgagacgggcggatcacgaggtcaggagttcgagaccatcctggctaacacggtgaaaccccgtctctactaaaaatacaaaaaaactagccgggtgaggtggcgggcgcctgtagtcccagctactccggaggctgaggcaggagaatggcataaacctgggagacagagcttgcagtgagctgagatccggccactgtactccagcctgggtgacagagcgagactccgtctcaaaaaaaaaaaaaaaaaaaaaaaaaaaaacagtatttaccCTTATAGTAACTGTaagaattaaattagttaatatgtataaaacatgTAGAATGGTTCTTGTCTGGGTCTGAGATCAGTACACTATAATTACTGAAAGAGGGGATGGATTGATGGTTGGATGATAAAGAAACAGAGGCATATCTCTGTTCTCAATGAGTTCCTTCAGCCCTTACCATCCCCTACTTCTCTGTAAGCCAGTCCTAGTTATAAGTGTGACCAACTCTTCTGATTAGGCCACATGAAAATGTCATTCTTTATTTGCTAAGTAGACAGCAAGGCAACGATGTTTAAGGATGTTCCCTGCCTCTACCAGGGCCTGGGTGAAACCCTCACTCCTaggcaaactttaaaaaatcaagcaaGTAGCTCTTCCGGCAACATGGCGGGTGAAGAAGCTGGAGTGACTCTGGGGCAGCCACGTCTTTCGCATCAGGATCTCACCACGTTGGATGTTACCAAGTTGACGCTACTTTCACACGAAGTTATCAGCAGACAAGCCACAATTAATATGGGTACAATGGGTCATGTAGCTCATAGGAAATCCACAGTCGTCAAAGCTATTTCTGGAGTTCACTCCATCAGGTTCAAAAATGAACTAGAAAGAAATATTACAATCAAGCTTGGATATGCTAATGCTAAGATTTATAAACTTGATGACCCAAGTTGCCCTCAGCCAGAATGTTATAGATCTTGTGGGAGCAGTATACCTGATGAGTTTCCTACAGACATTGCAGGGACAAAAGGGAACTTCAAATCAGTCAGACATGTTTCCTTTGTTGACTGTCCTGGCCACGATATTTTGATGGCTACTATGCTGAATGGTGCAGCAGTGATGGATGCAGCTCTTCTGTTGACAGCTAGTAATGAATCTTGTCCTCAGCCTCAGACGTCTGAACACCTGGCTGCTATAGAGATCATGAAACTGAAGCATATTTtgattctacaaaataaaattgatttggtAAAAGAAAGTCAGGCTAAAGAACAATACAAACAGATCCTTGCATTTGTCCAAGGTACAGTAGCAGAGGGAGCTCCCATTATGCCAATTTCGGCTCAGCTGAAATACAATATTGAAGTtgtttgtgagtacatagtaaaGAAAATTCCAGTATCCCCAAGAGACTTTACTTCAGAGCCCCGGCTTATTGTTATTAGATCTTTTGATGTCAACAAACCTGGCTGTGAAGTTGATGACCTTAAGGGAGGTGTAGCTGGTGGTAGTATCCTAAAAGGAGTATTAAAGGtgggccaggccgggcgcggtggctcaagcctgtaatcccagcactttgggaggccgaggcaggtggatcacgaggccaggagatcgagaccatcctggctaacatggtgaaaccccgtctctactaaaaatacaaaaaactagccaggcgaggtggtgggagcctgtagtcccagctactcggaggctgaggcaggagaatggtgtgaacccaggaggcggagcttgcagtgagccgagatggcgccactgcactccagcctgggcaacacagcgagactccgtctcaaaaaaaaaaaaaaaaaaaaaaggtgggccaGGAGATAGAAGACCTGGTATTGTTTCCAAAGATAGTGAAGGAAAACTCATGTGTAAACCAATCTTTTCCAAAATTGTATCACTTTTTGCAGAGCATCATGATCTGCAATATGCTGCTCCAGGCAGTCTTATTGGAGTTGGAACAAAAATTGACCCCACTTTGTGCCGGGCTGACAGAATGGTGGGGCAAGTACTTGGTG comes from Theropithecus gelada isolate Dixy chromosome 4, Tgel_1.0, whole genome shotgun sequence and encodes:
- the LOC112622073 gene encoding eukaryotic translation initiation factor 2 subunit 3-like; this translates as MAGEEAGVTLGQPRLSHQDLTTLDVTKLTLLSHEVISRQATINMGTMGHVAHRKSTVVKAISGVHSIRFKNELERNITIKLGYANAKIYKLDDPSCPQPECYRSCGSSIPDEFPTDIAGTKGNFKSVRHVSFVDCPGHDILMATMLNGAAVMDAALLLTASNESCPQPQTSEHLAAIEIMKLKHILILQNKIDLVKESQAKEQYKQILAFVQGTVAEGAPIMPISAQLKYNIEVVCEYIVKKIPVSPRDFTSEPRLIVIRSFDVNKPGCEVDDLKGGVAGGSILKGVLKVGQAGHRRPGIVSKDSEGKLMCKPIFSKIVSLFAEHHDLQYAAPGSLIGVGTKIDPTLCRADRMVGQVLGAVGALPEIFTELEISYFLLRRLLGVRTEGDKKAAKVQKLSKNEVFMVNIGSLSTGGRVRLVKADLCKIVLTNPVCTEVGEKIALSRRVEKHWRLIGWGQIRRRVTIKPTVDDD